One window of the Trypanosoma brucei gambiense DAL972 chromosome 3, complete sequence genome contains the following:
- a CDS encoding ubiquinone biosynthesis protein COQ7 homolog,putative, with amino-acid sequence MLRRSVVNLQNPARVFRSAAKRQKLDEAVRVDQAGEVAAVRICKYQLLWMSPLDRGVPVVKEILRDELVHEEVMGHLARKHSVRLTLLDPLFHVGAFVMGSCTALLGKDAVMCCHAAVEVTIAQHYNDQLRELQSLEESEGASKGKDEKDWAEVMEYVARFRDEELHHQELGEQNGAENAPAYPLLYNGIRIMCSLGVALAKRI; translated from the coding sequence ATGTTACGCAGATCGGTGGTTAACCTTCAGAACCCAGCTCGTGTTTTCAGAAGCGCGGCGAAGCGGCAAAAGCTCGATGAAGCTGTGCGCGTTGACCAGGCTGGGGAAGTGGCTGCGGTGCGCATATGCAAGTATCAGTTGCTATGGATGTCCCCCCTCGATAGAGGCGTACCAGTTGTCAAGGAGATACTGAGGGATGAGCTCGTTCACGAAGAGGTTATGGGTCACCTAGCTCGTAAGCATTCGGTGCGCTTGACGTTACTAGATCCACTGTTTCACGTGGGCGCCTTTGTGATGGGTAGTTGCACCGCTCTTCTGGGAAAGGATGCAGTAATGTGTTGCCATGCTGCTGTTGAAGTCACAATAGCACAGCACTATAATGATCAGCTTAGGGAGCTACAATCCCTCGAGGAGTCGGAAGGTGCTTCGAAAGGCAAGGATGAAAAGGACTGGGCAGAAGTCATGGAGTATGTTGCTCGGTTCAGGGATGAAGAACTGCATCACCAGGAGCTCGGGGAGCAAAATGGCGCAGAAAATGCACCAGCGTACCCACTTTTGTACAATGGCATTCGTATAATGTGTTCTCTGGGTGTGGCTTTAGCGAAAAGGATTTGA